In a genomic window of Tamandua tetradactyla isolate mTamTet1 chromosome 17, mTamTet1.pri, whole genome shotgun sequence:
- the ZFP36L2 gene encoding mRNA decay activator protein ZFP36L2, producing the protein MSTTLLSAFYDIDFLCKTEKSLANLNLNNMLDKKAVGTPVAAAPSSGFTPGFLRRHSASNLHALAHPAPSPGSCSPKFPGAANSSSCGSAAAAGPASYGALKEPSGGGGTALLNKENKFRDRSFSENGERSQHLLHLQQQQKGSGGSQINSTRYKTELCRPFEESGTCKYGEKCQFAHGYHELRSLTRHPKYKTELCRTFHTIGFCPYGPRCHFIHNADERRSAPSGGASGDLRAFSPRDALHLGLPPPPREPRPKLHHSLSFSGFPSGHHQPPGGLESPLLLDSPTSRTPPPPSCSSASSCSSSASSCSSASAASTPSGAPTCCASAAAAAAALLYGAGGAEDLLVPGAPCTTCSAASCANNAFAFGPELSSLITPLAIQTHNFAAVAAAAYYRQQQQQQQQGLAPPAQPPAPPSAPLPASAAAPPSPPFSFQLPRRLSESPVFDAPPSPPDSLSDRDSYLSGSLSSGSLSGSESPSLDPGRRLPIFSRLSISDD; encoded by the coding sequence ACGGAGAAATCCCTGGCCAACCTCAATCTGAACAACATGCTGGACAAGAAGGCGGTGGGCACACCCGTGGCCGCCGCCCCCAGTTCGGGCTTCACGCCGGGCTTCCTCCGACGGCACTCGGCCAGCAATCTGCACGCGCTCGCCCACCCCGCGCCCAGCCCCGGCAGCTGCTCGCCCAAGTTCCCAGGGGCCGCGAACAGCAGCAGCTGCGGTAGTGCAGCGGCCGCCGGCCCGGCCTCCTACGGTGCCCTCAAGGAGCCGTCGGGGGGCGGCGGCACGGCCCTGCTCAACAAGGAGAACAAATTCCGGGACCGCTCGTTCAGTGAGAACGGCGAGCGCAGCCAGCACCTCCTGCAtctgcagcagcagcagaaagGGAGCGGCGGCTCCCAGATCAACTCGACCCGCTACAAGACTGAGCTCTGCCGGCCCTTCGAGGAGAGCGGCACGTGCAAGTATGGCGAGAAGTGTCAGTTCGCGCACGGCTACCATGAGCTGCGCAGCCTGACGCGGCACCCCAAATACAAGACGGAGCTGTGCCGCACCTTCCACACCATCGGCTTCTGCCCCTACGGGCCGCGCTGCCACTTCATCCACAACGCGGATGAGCGGCGGTCGGCGCCGTCCGGGGGCGCCTCCGGGGACTTGCGCGCCTTCAGCCCTCGCGACGCGTTGCACCTGGGCCTCCCGCCGCCCCCGCGGGAGCCGCGGCCCAAGCTCCACCATAGCCTCAGCTTCTCGGGCTTCCCGTCGGGCCACCACCAGCCCCCGGGGGGCCTCGAGTCGCCGCTGCTGCTCGACAGCCCCACTTCACGCACGCCGCCGCCGCCCTCCTGCTCCTCGGCCTCATCCTGCTCTTCGTCGGCTTCGTCCTGCTCGTCCGCCTCGGCGGCCTCCACGCCCTCGGGCGCCCCGACGTGCTGCGCCtcagcggcggcggcagcggctgCGCTGCTGTACGGCGCGGGGGGCGCGGAGGACCTGCTCGTCCCCGGCGCCCCTTGCACCACCTGCTCGGCTGCTTCGTGCGCCAACAACGCCTTCGCCTTTGGCCCGGAGCTGAGCAGCCTCATCACCCCGCTCGCCATCCAGACCCACAACTTCGCCGCCGTTGCTGCCGCCGCCTACTAtcgccagcagcagcagcagcagcagcagggtcTGGCGCCCCCCGCGCAGCCCCCGGCGCCGCCCAGCGCGCCCCTCCCTGCCAGCGCCGCCGCGCCGCCCTCGCCGCCCTTCAGCTTCCAGCTGCCGCGCCGCCTGTCGGAGTCGCCCGTCTTCGACGCGCCCCCCAGCCCCCCGGACTCGCTGTCGGACCGCGACAGTTACCTGAGCGGCTCCCTCAGCTCGGGCAGCCTCAGCGGCTCCGAATCCCCCAGTCTCGACCCGGGCCGTCGCCTGCCCATCTTCAGCCGCCTCTCCATCTCCGACGACTGA